One genomic region from Skermania piniformis encodes:
- a CDS encoding lipid droplet-associated protein: protein MARPPFLARLAAGAAVYAAEEARKLPGAVVKLPMTALSSTAQNAMHLQQFITSLAIKGDTALSRWTDQPVEQPEWATFDDDEPTTSNTTPGRFALYSMPPTAATAPVNGSDRSTVAEPAVAERIDYASLTLAQLRARLPDISAPELAELLAYEEVTLARAPFVTMLTNRIATATAT, encoded by the coding sequence ATGGCTCGTCCCCCGTTCCTGGCCCGACTCGCTGCCGGAGCTGCGGTCTATGCAGCCGAGGAAGCCCGCAAACTACCCGGTGCGGTGGTGAAGCTGCCGATGACCGCGCTCAGCAGCACGGCACAGAACGCGATGCATCTTCAGCAGTTCATCACCAGCCTGGCAATCAAGGGCGATACCGCGCTGAGCCGATGGACCGATCAACCGGTCGAACAACCCGAGTGGGCCACGTTCGACGACGACGAGCCGACGACATCGAACACCACGCCGGGTCGGTTCGCGCTCTATTCGATGCCGCCGACCGCAGCCACCGCACCGGTCAACGGGTCGGACCGCAGCACGGTTGCGGAACCGGCGGTCGCCGAACGAATCGATTACGCGTCACTCACCCTGGCTCAGCTGCGTGCTCGGCTCCCCGACATCTCGGCACCGGAGCTGGCCGAGTTGCTCGCCTACGAGGAGGTGACCTTGGCTCGGGCACCGTTCGTGACCATGCTGACGAATCGGATCGCGACCGCGACCGCGACGTGA
- a CDS encoding YbdD/YjiX family protein → MRIRTALRGLTWWFTSVLGDHDYAAYLDHMRRNHPGSAVLDERRYWRERYAAAETDPKTRCC, encoded by the coding sequence ATGCGTATCCGGACCGCCCTGCGCGGGCTCACGTGGTGGTTCACGTCGGTGCTCGGCGACCACGATTACGCCGCCTACCTCGACCACATGCGCCGCAACCATCCGGGCAGCGCAGTGCTCGACGAGCGGAGGTACTGGCGGGAGCGCTACGCCGCCGCCGAGACCGACCCGAAGACTCGGTGTTGCTGA
- the xseA gene encoding exodeoxyribonuclease VII large subunit — MTEAAAPDTRTDNSADQPWPVRTVAIKIAQWIDRLGSVWVEGQLTQITIRPRAAYLVLRDPAADMSLSVSCPPELLHAAPVPLTEGSRVIVYGKLAFYTGRGQVSFRISEIRAVGIGELLARLERLKALLNAEGLFDPARKRPLPFLPRAVGLITGRAGAAERDVLAVSRNRWPAVEFVIRNVPVQGPTAVPQILGALANLDRDPAVEVIVLARGGGSVEDLLPFSDETLCRAIAACRTPVVSAIGHEPDNPLSDYVADLRAATPTDAAKHVVPDAAAEQTRVIELRARSAAALRGWVERETATLAHVRSRPVLAEPMRRIDERNDEIAQLRAAARRDIRRATETEATRVVHLSERVAALGPAATLARGYAVVQRVAGPADMAVVRSVTDAPPGSQLRIRVGDGALRAATLGNDTFGSDKLERDNS; from the coding sequence GTGACCGAGGCCGCCGCACCGGACACGCGAACCGACAACTCCGCCGATCAACCCTGGCCGGTCCGAACCGTCGCGATCAAGATCGCCCAGTGGATCGACCGCCTCGGCAGCGTCTGGGTAGAGGGTCAGTTGACCCAGATCACCATCCGGCCACGTGCGGCCTATCTGGTCCTTCGCGATCCGGCAGCCGATATGTCCCTGTCGGTCAGCTGCCCGCCCGAGTTGCTGCACGCGGCGCCGGTCCCGCTCACCGAGGGCAGCCGGGTGATCGTGTACGGCAAGCTCGCGTTCTATACCGGACGTGGGCAGGTGTCGTTTCGGATCAGCGAGATCCGGGCCGTCGGGATCGGTGAGCTTCTTGCCCGGCTGGAGCGGCTGAAGGCCCTGCTGAACGCGGAGGGCCTGTTCGATCCGGCGCGCAAAAGACCGCTGCCGTTCTTGCCCCGGGCGGTCGGCCTGATCACCGGCCGGGCCGGCGCCGCCGAACGCGATGTGCTCGCGGTGTCCCGAAACCGCTGGCCGGCAGTCGAGTTCGTGATTCGAAACGTTCCGGTGCAAGGTCCGACCGCAGTTCCACAGATCCTCGGCGCGTTGGCCAATCTGGACCGGGACCCGGCTGTCGAGGTGATCGTCCTCGCCCGCGGCGGCGGCAGCGTGGAGGACCTGCTGCCGTTCTCCGACGAGACGCTGTGCCGGGCGATCGCCGCCTGCCGGACGCCGGTGGTGAGCGCGATCGGACACGAACCGGACAACCCGTTGAGCGACTACGTCGCCGATCTGCGCGCCGCCACACCGACCGATGCCGCGAAACATGTGGTACCCGACGCGGCTGCCGAGCAGACTCGGGTGATCGAACTACGTGCCCGGTCCGCCGCCGCACTGCGCGGCTGGGTCGAACGCGAGACGGCGACCCTGGCTCATGTGCGCAGCCGTCCGGTGCTGGCCGAGCCGATGCGCCGGATCGACGAGCGCAACGACGAGATCGCCCAGCTCCGGGCAGCGGCTCGACGGGACATCCGACGCGCGACCGAGACCGAGGCCACCCGGGTGGTTCACCTGTCCGAACGAGTCGCCGCGCTGGGCCCGGCGGCGACCCTGGCCCGGGGTTACGCGGTGGTGCAACGGGTTGCCGGCCCGGCCGACATGGCCGTGGTTCGCTCGGTGACGGACGC
- a CDS encoding DUF6542 domain-containing protein: MAVSRRARSGVDVAAQSIVPSVPGVPAVGAVLVAVAFMLVGFLIDAATGSDLTRVFEVFFIGGCVVAACFVRYRALFTAMVQPPLLLFVAVPLAYQYFTEGGSTSLKNIALNVAIPLVNRFPMMLMATTAAVAVGALRIYLVHQRPDGTDGRSGSGRRVVDRRPRGRGPTERRDRPRGGGQTSGRRSRTKNGRQATSTYPGEQPTGRRDGKPERPPATDRLPTRAESRVARPGGGRGQRHVDPAARAAPRGPGAGWAPFPVDSPPQPVTTSPRPEQYFAGSTDYRSAALPVRNPAPGRHARADRALDPAENYATPMAEPRTAQARYSDY, translated from the coding sequence GTGGCAGTTTCCCGACGAGCGCGCTCCGGAGTCGACGTCGCGGCGCAGTCGATCGTTCCTTCGGTGCCGGGAGTGCCGGCCGTCGGCGCAGTGTTGGTGGCGGTCGCATTCATGCTCGTCGGCTTTCTCATCGACGCGGCGACCGGCTCCGACCTGACCCGGGTGTTCGAGGTCTTCTTCATCGGTGGCTGTGTCGTAGCGGCATGCTTCGTGCGGTACCGGGCCTTGTTCACGGCGATGGTGCAACCCCCGCTGCTGCTGTTCGTCGCGGTGCCCCTCGCGTATCAATATTTCACCGAGGGTGGTTCCACGTCGTTGAAGAACATTGCGCTCAATGTCGCCATACCGCTGGTCAACCGATTCCCGATGATGCTGATGGCCACCACCGCCGCCGTCGCGGTCGGGGCCTTGCGGATCTACCTGGTCCACCAACGTCCGGACGGCACCGATGGGCGGTCGGGATCGGGCCGTCGTGTCGTCGATCGGCGGCCGCGTGGCCGAGGGCCCACCGAGCGACGCGACCGACCTCGTGGCGGCGGACAGACAAGCGGCCGGCGCAGCCGAACCAAGAACGGCCGGCAAGCTACCTCGACCTATCCGGGCGAGCAGCCCACCGGCCGACGAGACGGGAAACCGGAGCGGCCGCCGGCCACCGATCGCCTACCGACCCGAGCCGAATCCCGAGTGGCCCGGCCGGGCGGCGGACGCGGACAGCGTCATGTCGATCCCGCTGCACGAGCGGCACCGCGAGGCCCGGGCGCCGGGTGGGCGCCGTTCCCGGTCGACTCTCCACCCCAGCCGGTGACCACGTCACCTCGGCCCGAGCAGTACTTCGCCGGGTCGACCGACTACCGCTCGGCGGCTCTTCCGGTGCGAAATCCCGCGCCGGGCCGACATGCGCGCGCCGATCGCGCTCTCGACCCCGCCGAGAATTACGCAACACCGATGGCCGAGCCACGCACCGCACAGGCGCGCTACTCGGACTACTGA
- a CDS encoding methylated-DNA--[protein]-cysteine S-methyltransferase yields the protein MPITGDHIAGYTTVDTPSGPFSAITAADGAVLASGWTDELDALIPLIHPTLRPTDVRRARLANLTEAVVAYHEGELAVIDTVAVRQVSGPFLTTAWAVLRTVPAGAPVSYAEFAALAGRPAAARGAANACARNAAALFVPCHRVVRTGGALGGFRWGLPVKRWLPAHEA from the coding sequence ATGCCCATCACCGGTGACCACATCGCCGGATACACCACGGTCGACACCCCGAGCGGCCCGTTCAGCGCGATCACGGCTGCCGACGGCGCGGTCCTCGCTTCCGGGTGGACCGACGAACTCGACGCGCTGATACCGCTGATCCACCCGACACTGCGGCCGACCGACGTCCGGCGCGCCCGTCTGGCAAACCTCACCGAGGCGGTTGTGGCGTATCACGAGGGCGAGCTCGCCGTCATCGATACCGTTGCGGTCCGGCAGGTATCCGGACCGTTCCTGACCACCGCCTGGGCCGTCCTGCGAACGGTGCCCGCCGGAGCACCGGTCAGCTACGCCGAGTTCGCGGCGCTCGCCGGCCGGCCGGCCGCGGCCCGGGGGGCGGCCAACGCCTGCGCCCGCAACGCCGCCGCGCTGTTCGTCCCGTGCCACCGGGTGGTGCGGACCGGCGGAGCGCTCGGCGGGTTTCGCTGGGGTCTGCCGGTCAAGCGTTGGCTGCCGGCACACGAGGCCTGA
- a CDS encoding exonuclease SbcCD subunit D has protein sequence MRILHTSDWHIGRTLHGVDLLADQAAALAAIADLVGTHGVDVVVVPGDIYDRSVPGVEAITVCNDGLAAIRAAGAHIVATSGNHDSPARLGAGAAFAAAGGLHLRTRVADVADPVLLADADGPVAFYGIPYLEPDLARGELDVPDARSHADILTAAMARIHADRAGRPGIRSVVLSHAFVQGGAAAGSERTIAVGGVETVPAELFAGIDYVALGHLHSPQTIDPRIRYSGSPLPYSFAEGAQAKAVWMIDLDEVGAVTVIRHDLPVSRQLARITGELDQLLTDSALSRFEDHYVSAVLTDPTRPADPMRRLRARFPHAVHLEWERPTAGTQLCYRERVRGRSDLEIARRFVADVRDRATPGELDWLDRALTAAAVESEHPGDATERQSA, from the coding sequence ATGCGGATCTTGCATACCTCCGATTGGCACATCGGCCGAACGCTGCACGGCGTCGACCTGCTCGCCGACCAAGCCGCGGCGCTGGCCGCCATCGCCGATCTGGTCGGTACGCACGGCGTCGATGTGGTGGTGGTGCCCGGCGACATCTACGACCGCTCGGTGCCCGGAGTCGAGGCGATCACCGTCTGTAACGACGGCTTGGCGGCGATCCGCGCCGCCGGGGCGCACATCGTCGCGACGTCCGGAAATCACGACTCGCCGGCGCGGCTCGGGGCCGGCGCAGCTTTTGCCGCCGCGGGCGGGCTGCATCTGCGTACCCGCGTCGCCGATGTTGCCGATCCGGTCCTGCTCGCCGATGCGGACGGCCCGGTCGCCTTCTACGGCATCCCCTACCTGGAGCCGGACCTCGCTCGCGGCGAGCTCGACGTCCCCGACGCTCGCTCGCACGCAGACATCTTGACGGCGGCGATGGCTCGGATCCATGCCGACCGCGCCGGCCGCCCGGGTATTCGGTCGGTCGTCCTGTCGCATGCCTTCGTGCAGGGCGGTGCGGCCGCGGGGTCCGAGCGGACGATCGCGGTGGGGGGAGTGGAGACGGTGCCGGCCGAGCTGTTCGCGGGGATCGACTACGTCGCGCTCGGTCATCTCCACTCGCCGCAGACCATCGATCCGCGGATCCGCTACTCGGGGTCACCATTGCCGTACTCGTTTGCCGAGGGAGCGCAGGCCAAGGCGGTCTGGATGATCGATCTCGACGAGGTCGGCGCCGTGACCGTCATACGGCACGACCTCCCGGTATCGCGGCAGCTCGCCCGGATCACCGGCGAGCTCGATCAGCTGCTGACCGATTCGGCGCTGTCGCGGTTCGAGGATCATTACGTGTCGGCGGTGCTGACCGACCCGACCCGGCCCGCCGACCCCATGCGCCGGCTGCGTGCCCGCTTCCCCCATGCCGTGCATCTCGAGTGGGAGCGTCCGACGGCGGGTACCCAGTTGTGCTACCGCGAACGGGTGCGGGGCCGGTCCGACCTGGAGATCGCGCGGCGGTTCGTCGCCGACGTGCGGGACCGCGCGACGCCGGGCGAGCTCGACTGGCTGGACCGGGCGCTGACCGCGGCAGCGGTGGAGTCCGAGCATCCGGGCGATGCGACCGAACGGCAGTCGGCGTGA
- a CDS encoding DNA recombination protein RmuC, translated as MTTSTASVLLLTLGCGIALGWLLREYVGRTVWRRQDELSGRIGTLVDPLRNALDELTEHIDLVEQNRTQSYAGLREQVAGMQRTSELLSERTGQLVAALRSPQTRGRWGEIQLERVVELSGMARYCDFDTQIEIDGRRPDLVVRLSGDRRIVVDAKVPFDAYLDAIQAEQPAERTRHRARHAQALRGHVDQLAAKRYWAAFDRVPEFVVLFLPGDAFLDAALSTDAGLLDHAFGRNVILATPTTLIALLRTIAHGWRQQALSENAATIQRLGRELYERIGVVGRDLDRLGSQLGKSVDAFNRVVVATDDRVLATARELAGLELFESPVSPTRRVTRRPVSGGPDPSTPAEHNTDNSANSRSTTGADDEIR; from the coding sequence ATGACGACTTCGACCGCCTCGGTTCTGCTGCTGACCCTCGGCTGCGGTATCGCGCTGGGTTGGCTGTTGCGCGAGTACGTGGGCCGGACCGTCTGGCGGCGGCAGGACGAGCTGAGCGGCCGGATCGGCACGCTGGTCGATCCGTTGCGGAATGCACTCGACGAATTGACCGAACACATCGACCTGGTCGAGCAGAACCGGACCCAGTCCTACGCCGGGCTGCGCGAGCAGGTCGCGGGGATGCAGCGCACCTCCGAGCTGTTGTCGGAACGGACCGGTCAGCTGGTTGCCGCGCTGCGCTCTCCGCAGACCCGCGGCCGCTGGGGTGAGATCCAGCTGGAACGGGTCGTCGAGTTGTCCGGGATGGCCCGGTATTGCGACTTCGACACGCAGATCGAGATCGATGGTCGCCGCCCGGATCTGGTGGTCCGGCTGTCGGGTGACCGCCGGATCGTGGTCGATGCCAAAGTACCGTTCGATGCATATCTGGACGCGATCCAAGCCGAACAACCGGCCGAGCGGACCCGGCATCGAGCTCGACATGCGCAGGCGTTGCGCGGTCACGTCGACCAGCTCGCGGCGAAACGGTATTGGGCCGCATTCGATCGGGTACCCGAGTTCGTGGTGCTGTTCCTGCCCGGCGACGCGTTCCTCGACGCGGCGCTGTCCACCGACGCCGGACTGCTCGACCACGCCTTCGGCCGGAATGTGATCCTTGCTACACCGACGACGCTGATCGCGCTGCTCCGCACCATCGCACACGGCTGGCGACAACAGGCCCTCTCGGAGAACGCGGCGACCATCCAGCGGCTGGGTCGCGAGCTCTACGAGCGGATCGGTGTCGTCGGTCGGGATCTCGACCGACTGGGCTCTCAGCTGGGCAAGTCGGTCGACGCGTTCAATCGCGTGGTGGTCGCCACCGACGATCGGGTTTTGGCCACCGCCCGCGAACTCGCCGGTCTCGAGCTGTTCGAGAGCCCGGTGTCGCCGACCCGACGGGTTACCCGACGCCCGGTATCCGGCGGACCGGACCCGAGCACGCCAGCTGAGCACAACACCGACAACTCGGCCAATTCAAGATCAACAACTGGCGCCGACGATGAAATTCGATGA
- a CDS encoding AI-2E family transporter: protein MSEATEMPKSTESILPDRSNVVSRAVVQLALASTCLIVIAAAAWVLAWSIGEFWVILLPVVLAVIVATVLWPVVRVLRNVGLPAAAAASLALVAMIGVLVGVIALIVPTVVSQVPEIADQATTGVNQVRDWLQGPPLNIGDEQLGSAVDAIVSRVQSSASSIASGVFTGVSTATSVLITLFLVLVLSFFFVKDGPQFLPWLNRHAGPRTGRHLEIVLGRAWITLGGFIRTQAVVSLVDAVLIGGGLMILRVPLALALAVITFVAGFVPVVGAFVAGTLAVLIALVTKGFTTALIVLVLIIVVQQVEGNVLQPMLQSKSMNLHPVVVLLAVTAGGSLYGIVGAFLAVPVTAVAAVVLRYLGEQVDLLTTAGDEFGAEESGQDELGEEESVTTSPAPAE from the coding sequence ATGTCCGAGGCGACCGAGATGCCGAAGTCCACCGAATCGATCCTGCCGGATCGTTCCAATGTCGTCAGTCGCGCGGTGGTCCAGCTGGCACTCGCGTCGACCTGCTTGATCGTGATCGCCGCGGCGGCGTGGGTGCTCGCCTGGTCGATCGGCGAGTTCTGGGTCATCCTGCTGCCGGTGGTCCTGGCGGTGATCGTCGCCACGGTGCTCTGGCCGGTCGTCCGAGTCCTGCGCAACGTCGGGCTCCCAGCGGCCGCGGCCGCGAGCCTCGCTTTGGTGGCGATGATCGGTGTTCTGGTCGGGGTGATCGCCCTGATCGTTCCGACGGTGGTGAGCCAGGTCCCGGAGATCGCCGACCAGGCCACGACGGGCGTCAACCAGGTCCGGGACTGGCTTCAAGGCCCGCCGTTGAACATCGGCGACGAGCAGTTGGGTTCGGCGGTGGACGCGATCGTGAGCCGGGTGCAGTCGAGTGCGTCGTCGATCGCATCCGGGGTGTTCACCGGGGTCAGCACGGCGACGTCGGTCCTGATCACGCTGTTCCTGGTGCTCGTTCTCAGCTTCTTCTTCGTGAAGGACGGGCCACAGTTTCTGCCCTGGCTGAACCGGCACGCCGGCCCACGGACCGGGCGTCATCTGGAGATCGTGCTCGGCCGGGCCTGGATCACCCTCGGCGGCTTCATCCGGACTCAGGCGGTGGTCAGCCTCGTCGACGCGGTGCTGATCGGTGGCGGCTTGATGATCCTGCGCGTCCCGCTGGCGCTCGCCTTGGCGGTGATCACCTTCGTCGCCGGTTTCGTTCCGGTGGTCGGCGCCTTCGTCGCCGGCACGTTGGCGGTGTTGATCGCACTGGTCACGAAGGGCTTTACGACGGCTTTGATCGTCCTGGTGCTGATCATCGTGGTTCAGCAGGTGGAAGGAAACGTGCTCCAGCCGATGTTGCAGAGCAAGAGCATGAACCTGCATCCGGTGGTCGTGCTGCTCGCGGTCACGGCCGGTGGGTCGTTGTACGGCATCGTCGGCGCCTTCCTCGCCGTCCCGGTCACCGCCGTCGCCGCAGTGGTGCTCCGCTATCTCGGCGAGCAGGTCGATCTCCTGACCACGGCCGGCGACGAGTTCGGCGCGGAAGAATCAGGCCAGGACGAACTCGGTGAGGAAGAATCGGTGACCACCTCGCCGGCGCCCGCCGAGTGA
- a CDS encoding 4-hydroxy-3-methylbut-2-enyl diphosphate reductase, whose protein sequence is MADQVTLDVGIVRTATGGATGKRVLLAEPRGYCAGVDRAVETVERALEKHGAPIYVRKEIVHNRHVVQTLAERGVVFVEETDEVPIGGLLVFSAHGVSPAVHRSAAERELRTIDATCPLVTKVHQEAKRFARDDYDILLIGHEGHEEVEGTAGEAPDHVRLVDGPDAVDAVTVRDESKVVWLSQTTLSVDETMATVARLRERFPDLQDPPSDDICYATQNRQVAVKAMAAECDLVIVVGSRNSSNSVRLVEVALGAGAGAAHLVDYAREVDPAWLAGVATIGVTSGASVPEILVRGVLDLLAEHGFGSVLPVTTANETLVFALPRELREARAQR, encoded by the coding sequence ATGGCGGATCAGGTCACGCTCGATGTCGGTATCGTCCGGACCGCTACCGGCGGAGCCACCGGCAAACGGGTGTTGCTGGCCGAACCGCGCGGTTACTGCGCCGGGGTGGATCGGGCAGTGGAGACCGTGGAGCGGGCGCTGGAAAAGCACGGCGCGCCGATTTACGTACGCAAAGAGATCGTGCACAACCGGCACGTCGTGCAGACCTTGGCCGAGCGCGGAGTGGTGTTCGTCGAGGAGACCGACGAGGTGCCGATCGGCGGGCTGTTGGTGTTTTCGGCGCACGGAGTGTCGCCGGCCGTACATCGCTCGGCCGCCGAACGAGAACTGCGCACGATCGATGCGACCTGCCCGCTGGTGACCAAGGTGCACCAGGAAGCGAAGCGCTTCGCCCGGGACGACTACGACATCCTGCTGATCGGGCACGAGGGGCACGAAGAGGTCGAGGGCACCGCCGGTGAGGCGCCGGACCACGTTCGACTGGTCGACGGTCCGGACGCCGTGGACGCGGTGACCGTGCGGGACGAATCGAAAGTGGTCTGGCTGTCCCAGACCACGCTCAGCGTGGACGAGACCATGGCAACCGTCGCTCGGCTGCGGGAGCGATTTCCGGATCTGCAGGATCCGCCGAGTGACGACATCTGCTACGCGACGCAGAACCGACAGGTGGCGGTGAAGGCGATGGCGGCCGAGTGCGACCTGGTGATCGTGGTCGGTTCGCGTAACTCGTCGAATTCGGTGCGCTTGGTCGAGGTGGCGTTGGGTGCCGGCGCCGGCGCGGCTCATCTGGTGGACTATGCACGCGAGGTGGATCCGGCCTGGCTTGCCGGGGTGGCGACGATCGGCGTCACCTCCGGTGCCTCGGTGCCGGAGATTCTGGTGCGGGGTGTGCTCGACCTGCTCGCCGAGCACGGGTTCGGTTCGGTGCTTCCGGTCACCACCGCCAACGAGACGTTGGTATTCGCGTTGCCCCGCGAGCTGCGGGAAGCTCGCGCGCAGCGCTGA
- a CDS encoding carbon starvation CstA family protein has protein sequence MTVDDVRADRPADAIEYLRTDPDLPPVGVIDRSPITPAKKALFAGVAVVGAVAWAMIAIVRGEHVNAIWLVLAATCTYVIAYRFYARLIEYGVVRPRDDRATTAEVLENGKDYLPMDRRVLFGHHFAAVAGAGPLVGPVLAAQMGYLPGVIWIVVGVVFAGAVQDYLVLWASNRRRGRSLGQMARDELGVVGGVAALVGVLVIMMILLAVLALVVVNALATSPWGVFSIAMTIPIALFMGVYLRYLRPGRVSEVSLIGFVLLLFAIVAGKWVGESGWGADWFTLTPTTLSLLLVGYGFLASVLPVWLLLAPRDYLSTFMKVGTILLLVLGILIVRPVLDMPAVTSFAGSGAGPVFAGSLFPFLFITIACGALSGFHALIASGTTPKLLAKESQARMIGYGGMLTESLVAVMALIAACVLDQHLYFAINAPAAATGGTPDKAAQYVNGLGLAGPPISADELADAATDVGEKTMISRTGGAPTFAIGMSEIFHRFIGGESLRAFWYHFAIMFEALFILTTIDAGTRVARFMLTDTLGNLGGPLAKFKDPSWRTGAWIGSAIVVAAWGSILLMGVSDPLGGINTLFPLFGIANQLLAAIALTVVLTIVVKKGMLRWAWIPAIPLVWDLTVTMTASWQKIFSADPRLGYWKQHSLCQAAQDAGTLCLTAKSPADVEKIVRNTFIQGTLSILFAVLVLIVALAGARVCLRALRSGGAPTTEAPEEPSRIFAPSGFVATPAERAVQHEWDELIAAGTIRAPGAAR, from the coding sequence ATGACCGTCGACGATGTCCGAGCCGACCGGCCGGCCGACGCGATCGAGTACCTACGCACCGATCCGGACCTGCCACCGGTCGGGGTGATCGACCGGTCCCCGATAACCCCGGCGAAGAAGGCACTGTTCGCCGGGGTCGCCGTGGTCGGGGCGGTGGCCTGGGCGATGATCGCGATCGTCCGGGGCGAGCACGTCAACGCAATCTGGCTCGTGCTCGCCGCGACCTGCACCTACGTGATCGCCTACCGCTTCTACGCCCGGCTGATCGAATACGGCGTGGTGCGTCCGCGGGACGACCGGGCGACCACCGCCGAGGTGCTGGAAAACGGCAAGGACTATCTCCCGATGGACCGTCGGGTCCTGTTCGGCCACCACTTCGCCGCGGTGGCGGGCGCCGGACCGCTGGTCGGGCCGGTTCTTGCGGCGCAGATGGGGTACCTGCCGGGCGTCATCTGGATCGTGGTCGGCGTGGTGTTCGCCGGCGCGGTGCAGGACTACCTGGTGCTCTGGGCATCGAACCGCCGGCGCGGGCGCAGCCTCGGCCAGATGGCCCGCGACGAACTCGGTGTGGTCGGCGGCGTCGCCGCGCTGGTCGGGGTACTGGTGATCATGATGATCCTGCTCGCCGTGCTGGCGCTGGTGGTGGTAAACGCGCTGGCCACCAGCCCGTGGGGAGTGTTCTCGATCGCGATGACGATCCCGATCGCACTGTTCATGGGGGTGTACCTGCGGTACCTGCGGCCCGGCCGCGTGTCGGAGGTGTCGCTGATCGGTTTCGTGTTGCTGCTGTTCGCGATCGTGGCCGGCAAGTGGGTAGGCGAATCAGGCTGGGGCGCGGACTGGTTCACCCTCACCCCGACCACCCTGTCGCTGCTGCTGGTGGGTTACGGCTTCCTCGCCTCGGTGCTACCGGTGTGGCTTTTGCTGGCACCACGCGACTATCTGTCCACCTTCATGAAGGTCGGGACGATCCTGCTGCTGGTGCTCGGCATCCTGATTGTGCGGCCCGTGTTGGACATGCCGGCGGTGACCTCGTTCGCCGGGTCCGGCGCAGGCCCGGTGTTCGCCGGTTCGCTCTTCCCGTTTCTGTTCATCACCATCGCCTGCGGTGCCCTGTCCGGCTTCCACGCCCTGATCGCATCGGGGACGACGCCGAAACTGCTGGCCAAGGAGTCACAGGCCCGGATGATCGGCTACGGCGGGATGCTCACCGAGTCACTGGTCGCGGTGATGGCGCTGATCGCTGCGTGCGTGCTGGATCAGCACCTCTACTTCGCGATCAACGCCCCGGCCGCGGCAACCGGCGGCACCCCGGACAAGGCCGCGCAGTACGTGAACGGACTCGGCCTGGCCGGGCCCCCGATCAGCGCGGACGAACTGGCCGACGCGGCCACCGATGTCGGCGAGAAAACGATGATCTCGCGCACCGGCGGCGCACCGACGTTTGCGATCGGGATGTCGGAGATCTTCCACCGATTCATCGGCGGCGAGAGCTTGCGGGCCTTCTGGTACCACTTCGCCATCATGTTCGAGGCGTTGTTCATCCTCACCACCATCGACGCCGGCACCCGGGTCGCCCGGTTCATGCTCACCGACACACTGGGCAACTTGGGCGGTCCGCTGGCGAAGTTCAAAGACCCCTCCTGGCGGACCGGCGCCTGGATCGGCTCGGCGATCGTCGTCGCCGCGTGGGGCTCCATCCTGCTTATGGGCGTGTCCGACCCGCTGGGCGGGATCAACACGCTGTTCCCGTTGTTCGGCATCGCCAACCAGTTGCTGGCGGCCATCGCACTCACCGTCGTGCTGACCATCGTGGTGAAGAAAGGGATGTTGCGCTGGGCCTGGATTCCGGCGATCCCGCTGGTCTGGGATCTCACCGTGACGATGACGGCGTCCTGGCAGAAGATCTTCTCCGCCGATCCGCGCCTGGGCTACTGGAAGCAGCACAGCCTCTGCCAGGCCGCACAAGATGCCGGCACGCTCTGCCTGACCGCGAAGAGCCCGGCCGACGTGGAGAAGATCGTGCGCAACACGTTCATCCAGGGCACCTTGTCGATCCTGTTCGCGGTGTTGGTGTTGATCGTTGCGCTGGCCGGCGCCCGGGTGTGTCTGCGTGCACTGCGCAGCGGCGGGGCGCCGACCACCGAAGCGCCGGAGGAACCGTCCAGGATCTTTGCGCCGAGCGGATTCGTCGCCACTCCAGCCGAACGAGCGGTGCAGCACGAATGGGACGAGCTGATCGCCGCCGGGACCATCCGGGCACCCGGCGCGGCTCGTTGA